A part of Lacinutrix sp. 5H-3-7-4 genomic DNA contains:
- a CDS encoding DUF4268 domain-containing protein: MFSREESKKIKQLFWTSFGKSFPRKWIKYDTKIKGFSFKFHFDNKKALVALDLEDDLENRINYWEKLGQLKSILLDDFLPDAIFEEEYFLENGKEISRIYVQLDEKVNIHNKNHWQQVMTFFNEKMAAFEAFYFEYEDFIKA; the protein is encoded by the coding sequence GTGTTTAGCAGGGAAGAATCTAAAAAAATAAAGCAGTTATTCTGGACTAGTTTTGGAAAATCGTTTCCTAGAAAATGGATTAAATACGACACCAAAATAAAAGGCTTTAGTTTTAAATTTCATTTTGATAATAAAAAAGCATTAGTTGCTTTAGATCTTGAAGATGATTTAGAAAACCGTATTAATTACTGGGAAAAACTTGGACAGTTAAAAAGCATATTATTAGACGATTTTTTACCAGATGCTATTTTTGAAGAAGAATATTTTTTAGAAAATGGTAAAGAAATTTCTAGAATTTATGTGCAATTAGACGAGAAAGTGAATATACACAACAAAAATCACTGGCAACAAGTCATGACCTTTTTTAATGAAAAAATGGCCGCTTTTGAAGCATTTTATTTTGAATATGAAGATTTTATAAAAGCTTAG
- a CDS encoding hemolysin III family protein, translating to MRIQTPFEEKWNTITHAFGAVFGIVGLILLILKDTNKTEWSFFSVTTYGITFIVLFLASALYHYVSHEKYKHYFRIADHINIYFLIAGTYSPITLITLEESLGWTLFTIVWAIAAFGIILKLFFTGKFEILSVALYLIMGWLVVFDYSALQAAMPQEGVWLLMAGGLFYTLGVVFYAIEKIPYNHVIWHIFVLAGAVSHFFMVYFFVV from the coding sequence ATGCGTATACAAACACCATTTGAAGAAAAATGGAATACAATTACTCATGCCTTTGGTGCTGTGTTTGGTATTGTTGGTTTAATACTTTTAATATTAAAAGATACGAATAAAACCGAATGGAGTTTTTTTAGCGTTACCACTTACGGTATAACTTTTATTGTTTTGTTTTTAGCTTCTGCTTTGTACCATTACGTGAGTCATGAAAAGTACAAACACTATTTTAGAATTGCCGACCATATAAATATTTATTTTTTAATTGCAGGTACCTATTCGCCAATAACACTTATTACTTTAGAGGAAAGTTTAGGCTGGACCTTATTTACAATAGTTTGGGCTATTGCAGCCTTTGGTATAATATTAAAGCTATTTTTTACAGGTAAATTTGAAATTTTATCTGTGGCTTTATATTTAATAATGGGTTGGCTTGTAGTGTTTGATTATAGTGCTTTACAAGCAGCAATGCCACAAGAAGGTGTTTGGCTTTTAATGGCTGGTGGTTTATTTTATACGCTTGGTGTGGTTTTTTATGCCATTGAAAAAATACCTTATAATCATGTTATTTGGCACATTTTTGTTTTAGCTGGTGCTGTTAGCCACTTTTTTATGGTGTACTTTTTTGTGGTTTAG
- a CDS encoding DUF4294 domain-containing protein: MKKQFYFILFFPLFFWAQQDEVVQDSTMIEYMIIDGDSIPREAIDLEEVMILHKLKFSSKEDRRTYLILRRKTKKVYPYAKLAAERLESLTERLESLESKRQKRRYSRKIQKYIEGEFSDELKKLTKTEGQILIKLVHRQTGETTFNLVKNLRNGWRAFWFNNTAKLFNIDLKREYDPENVKEDYLIEDILQRNFQNGSLKRQKSVIDYDFYALTNKWINKK, translated from the coding sequence ATGAAAAAGCAATTTTATTTTATTTTATTTTTTCCGTTGTTTTTTTGGGCACAACAAGATGAAGTGGTTCAAGATTCTACAATGATAGAATATATGATAATTGACGGTGATTCTATTCCGCGTGAAGCGATAGATTTAGAAGAAGTTATGATTTTACATAAGCTGAAGTTTTCTAGTAAAGAAGATAGACGAACGTATTTAATTTTAAGGCGAAAAACTAAAAAAGTCTATCCGTATGCCAAATTAGCAGCCGAGCGTTTAGAGAGTTTGACTGAAAGATTAGAGTCTTTAGAAAGTAAAAGGCAAAAACGACGTTACTCGAGGAAAATTCAAAAATATATTGAAGGAGAATTTTCTGATGAGCTTAAAAAGCTTACAAAAACCGAAGGACAAATACTTATTAAATTAGTACACAGGCAAACTGGCGAAACTACTTTTAATCTGGTAAAAAACTTGAGAAATGGTTGGCGTGCCTTTTGGTTTAATAACACCGCTAAACTATTTAATATAGATTTAAAGCGTGAATATGATCCTGAAAATGTTAAAGAAGATTATTTAATTGAAGATATTTTACAACGTAATTTTCAAAATGGCTCATTAAAACGACAGAAATCTGTAATTGATTACGATTTTTATGCGCTTACTAATAAATGGATTAATAAAAAGTAG
- a CDS encoding M42 family metallopeptidase, with amino-acid sequence MAKQSILNKKSMDFLEKYLNNAAPTGYEWEGQKIWMDYLKPYVDEFITDTYGSAVGVINPDAKYKVVIEGHADEISWYVNYISDNGLISVIRNGGSDHQIAPSKIVNIHTKNGIVKGVFGWPAIHTRNKSKEEAPKQDNIFIDCGCTTKEEVEKLGVHVGCVITYPDEFHILNKSNFVCRALDNRMGGFMIAEVARLLKENKKELPFGLYITNSVQEEIGLRGAQMITDRIKPNVAIVTDVTHDTTTPMINQKVQGHVENGKGPVVAYAPAVQQKLRDLITDTADEKKIPFQRAACSRATGTDTDAFAYSNGGVASALISLPLRYMHTTVETVHKDDVENVIKLIYETLLKIEDGETFSYFK; translated from the coding sequence ATGGCAAAACAAAGCATACTAAACAAAAAGTCTATGGACTTTTTAGAAAAATATTTAAACAACGCAGCTCCAACAGGTTACGAGTGGGAAGGACAAAAAATATGGATGGATTACCTAAAACCTTATGTAGATGAATTTATTACAGATACTTACGGTTCTGCCGTTGGTGTTATAAATCCAGATGCTAAGTATAAAGTTGTTATTGAAGGTCACGCCGATGAGATTTCGTGGTATGTTAATTACATAAGTGATAATGGATTAATTTCTGTTATTAGAAACGGTGGTAGTGATCACCAAATTGCACCTAGTAAAATTGTAAATATCCACACAAAAAATGGTATTGTAAAAGGTGTTTTTGGCTGGCCAGCTATACACACCAGAAACAAGTCTAAAGAAGAAGCGCCAAAACAAGACAATATTTTTATAGATTGTGGTTGTACTACTAAAGAAGAAGTAGAAAAACTTGGTGTACATGTAGGATGTGTAATAACATATCCAGATGAGTTTCACATTTTAAATAAAAGCAACTTTGTATGTCGTGCTTTAGATAATAGAATGGGCGGTTTTATGATTGCCGAAGTAGCACGTTTGCTAAAAGAAAATAAAAAGGAATTACCTTTTGGATTATACATAACAAACTCTGTACAAGAAGAAATAGGATTACGTGGCGCACAAATGATTACAGATCGTATTAAGCCCAACGTAGCTATTGTTACAGATGTTACACATGATACTACCACTCCAATGATTAATCAAAAAGTACAAGGTCATGTTGAAAATGGTAAAGGTCCTGTAGTGGCTTATGCTCCTGCCGTACAACAAAAATTAAGAGATTTAATTACAGATACTGCCGACGAGAAAAAAATACCATTTCAGCGTGCAGCATGTTCTCGTGCAACAGGAACAGATACAGATGCTTTTGCTTACAGTAACGGTGGTGTTGCTTCTGCTTTAATCTCTTTACCGCTACGCTATATGCATACTACAGTAGAAACTGTACATAAAGATGATGTAGAAAATGTAATTAAATTAATTTACGAAACACTTTTAAAAATTGAAGATGGTGAAACATTTTCTTATTTTAAATAA
- a CDS encoding aminotransferase class V-fold PLP-dependent enzyme has translation MMHQQHLFDIPEDVSYLNTASLSPSLKTSEIAGLESVLQKSRPFTIPTSNYFEPVTKLKQLFAKVIDVDNYNRIATIPSVSYGIATVTKNITLNPEDEILIIGEQFPSNYYAWQKLADQNNATIKTVTIPQAQQNRTRDWNTLILNSISSNTAVIAMGNIHWSNGSLFNLKAISKKAKANNSLLIIDGSQSIGALPFSVKEINPDAVICAGYKWLFGPYGCAYAYFGAYFDNGEPIEENWTNRLNSENLSQLTQYQNQYKPLANRYCAGEHASFIYVNMQIKALEQVLKWSPLDIQNYCKLITKETVNTLQGLGCFIDDDHYRSHHLFGVELPKTIDIDLLKTKLTKQKIYVSFRGKYIRLSCHYFNTERHFKKLVNCIKSVIINN, from the coding sequence ATGATGCACCAACAACATTTATTTGATATTCCAGAAGATGTTAGCTACTTAAATACAGCAAGCTTATCACCATCTTTAAAAACTAGTGAAATTGCAGGATTAGAATCTGTTTTACAAAAATCAAGACCGTTTACTATACCAACGTCAAATTATTTTGAGCCTGTAACCAAATTAAAACAACTGTTTGCTAAAGTTATTGATGTTGATAATTATAACCGTATAGCAACAATTCCTTCGGTTTCTTATGGTATAGCAACTGTTACTAAAAACATTACATTAAATCCTGAAGACGAAATATTAATTATTGGTGAGCAATTTCCTAGTAACTACTATGCTTGGCAAAAACTTGCAGACCAAAATAATGCAACAATTAAAACGGTTACAATACCTCAAGCACAACAAAACCGTACAAGAGACTGGAACACCTTAATACTAAATAGTATTTCTAGTAATACTGCTGTAATTGCTATGGGAAATATACATTGGTCTAACGGTTCACTTTTTAATTTAAAAGCAATTAGTAAAAAAGCAAAAGCGAATAATAGCCTACTTATTATAGATGGTAGCCAATCTATTGGTGCTTTGCCTTTTTCGGTAAAAGAAATAAATCCGGATGCCGTTATTTGTGCAGGATACAAATGGTTATTTGGACCTTATGGTTGTGCTTACGCTTATTTTGGTGCTTATTTTGATAATGGAGAACCTATAGAAGAAAATTGGACTAATAGATTAAATAGCGAAAACTTATCGCAATTAACACAATATCAAAACCAATATAAACCATTAGCAAATAGATATTGCGCTGGAGAACATGCAAGTTTTATTTACGTAAACATGCAAATTAAAGCGCTAGAACAAGTATTAAAATGGTCGCCACTAGACATACAAAACTATTGTAAATTAATTACTAAAGAAACTGTAAACACTTTACAAGGTCTTGGTTGTTTTATTGATGATGATCACTATAGATCGCATCATTTATTTGGTGTAGAATTACCAAAAACAATAGACATAGACCTTTTAAAAACAAAATTAACTAAACAAAAAATTTATGTTTCCTTTAGAGGAAAATACATACGTTTGTCTTGCCATTATTTTAATACAGAAAGACATTTTAAAAAATTAGTTAATTGTATAAAATCTGTTATTATTAACAATTAA
- a CDS encoding NUDIX domain-containing protein, whose product MDELIDIVSNTGETTGKTALKSVIHSKGLYHNTVHIWFYTTTGEILLQQRAATKAICPLLWDVSVAGHIDAGETLKKGATREIEEEIGLSICEDDLTKIGTFKCFKKYDNGIIDNEFHHTYIAQLKVDINKLTPQKEEVEALKLVSTETFQKLLNHSKTNGHFVASNKAYYEIVLNSIKKVL is encoded by the coding sequence ATGGACGAACTTATAGACATTGTTTCCAATACAGGAGAAACAACAGGAAAAACTGCTCTAAAAAGCGTTATACATAGTAAAGGTTTATACCATAACACCGTTCACATTTGGTTTTATACAACTACTGGAGAAATTTTATTACAACAACGTGCTGCAACAAAAGCTATTTGTCCATTACTTTGGGATGTTAGTGTTGCAGGACATATAGATGCAGGAGAAACTTTAAAAAAAGGAGCTACTAGAGAAATAGAAGAAGAAATTGGATTATCTATTTGTGAAGATGATTTAACAAAAATTGGCACTTTTAAATGCTTTAAAAAATATGATAATGGTATAATAGATAATGAATTTCATCATACTTATATAGCCCAATTAAAAGTAGATATAAATAAACTTACACCTCAAAAAGAAGAAGTTGAAGCTTTAAAATTAGTTTCAACTGAAACCTTTCAGAAATTATTAAATCACTCTAAAACAAACGGTCATTTTGTAGCATCAAATAAAGCGTATTATGAGATTGTTTTAAACAGCATAAAAAAAGTGCTATAA
- a CDS encoding PrsW family intramembrane metalloprotease — protein sequence MDLILYALAPVAAVILYIYFKDKYEKEPKKLLILSFILGAIVSVILALILYGVFDIVLPLTNSLSIGQQFVQAFFVVGFTEELSKYLIVFFFAQRNKEFNEPFDGIVYAVMVSMGFAATENIMYVMESGISTAVLRAFTAIPAHATFGILMGYFMGKAKFSNNRFILNMAGLGLAILFHGAYDFFLFIDFVPGIWIGAIVSLIVAILLSRKAIKKHQDISYFNIENK from the coding sequence ATGGATTTAATTCTTTATGCACTTGCTCCTGTTGCCGCAGTAATATTATATATTTATTTTAAAGATAAATATGAAAAAGAGCCAAAAAAACTTTTAATACTATCTTTTATTTTAGGAGCTATTGTTAGCGTTATACTAGCTTTAATTTTATATGGTGTTTTTGATATTGTCTTACCGCTAACTAATAGTTTAAGCATTGGGCAACAGTTTGTACAAGCTTTTTTTGTTGTTGGTTTTACAGAAGAATTAAGTAAATATCTTATTGTGTTCTTTTTTGCACAACGCAATAAAGAGTTTAACGAACCTTTTGATGGTATTGTTTACGCCGTAATGGTATCAATGGGTTTTGCTGCAACAGAAAATATTATGTACGTAATGGAAAGTGGTATTTCTACAGCAGTTTTAAGAGCTTTTACTGCCATTCCTGCTCATGCAACCTTTGGTATTCTTATGGGATATTTTATGGGTAAAGCAAAGTTTTCTAATAATAGATTTATACTTAATATGGCTGGTTTAGGCTTAGCAATTTTATTTCATGGTGCTTACGACTTTTTCTTATTTATAGATTTTGTACCAGGTATTTGGATTGGTGCAATAGTCTCTTTAATAGTAGCTATTTTATTGTCTAGAAAAGCAATAAAGAAGCATCAGGACATATCATATTTTAATATTGAAAACAAATAA
- a CDS encoding MarC family protein — protein sequence MELYLIAFGALFSIMNPLGTVPVFVGLTLEHTKKERAVTAFWTAVDVLIILLLSFFAGKYILSFFGISLNALKIAGGLIIASSGFALLTGKFREHKGMKRQKVQEDIHSREAISLTPLAIPMLAGPGTISLLITYNQEFQLTQDICIIVGALFTAALTIYLVLKSAHFIVKFLGASGINALSRIIGFIVIAIGVEYIIASVVSVLGL from the coding sequence ATGGAGTTATATTTAATTGCTTTTGGCGCTTTATTTTCAATAATGAATCCGCTAGGAACCGTACCTGTATTTGTAGGCTTAACACTTGAACATACTAAAAAAGAACGTGCAGTTACGGCTTTCTGGACTGCTGTAGATGTGCTTATTATTCTATTACTATCCTTTTTTGCTGGTAAGTATATTTTATCTTTTTTTGGCATAAGTTTAAACGCATTAAAAATTGCTGGAGGTTTAATTATTGCATCATCTGGATTTGCTTTACTTACTGGTAAATTTCGTGAACATAAAGGTATGAAACGCCAAAAAGTACAAGAAGATATACATAGTCGTGAAGCAATAAGCTTAACACCTTTAGCAATACCTATGCTTGCTGGTCCTGGAACTATTTCTTTACTAATTACGTATAATCAAGAATTTCAATTAACACAAGATATTTGTATAATAGTTGGTGCTTTATTTACTGCAGCGCTAACTATTTATTTGGTATTAAAAAGTGCACATTTTATAGTGAAATTTTTAGGTGCTTCTGGTATAAATGCCTTATCAAGAATTATAGGTTTTATTGTAATTGCTATTGGTGTAGAATATATTATAGCCTCTGTAGTTTCTGTACTTGGGTTGTAA
- a CDS encoding cytochrome-c peroxidase: protein MFSIYLNLNITRTLSACLFLVLLLGCNQKKEAYESDPVLILQSNYKSGLQTCIKHLEALEVAKNKTQGIKAYKLARSAFKSLEPILAFVDKANYKFLNAPNILKIEEEDATDIKINNPKGFQVLEEMLFDDDVDLATIKTTAKATKNRLNLVLKNTSLKLKNHHVIWLIRDEIARVALTGITGFDSPVLENSLFEAQIAYKTIQDILNVFKSNFKNQNLVKNWNTEIAETIAILNADFNTFDRYSFIKNHTNKQLRLLVETQSDWNVNFPFELAFKNNMTSLFSNETFNLNYFSDSNKQDHKVVKKATLGQLLFNDKNLSTSQEISCATCHVKEKAFTDGFKTFKKQTRNTPTVAYAALQKSFFYDGRAGSLEGQIVSVIDNKDEFHSDLKTITNAVLKNPKYVSAFNEYYGKISDREIRHAIATYIRSLNTFNSKFDRNINNLEQSLTKSEINGFNIFNGKGKCATCHFAPVFNGTVPPNFTESEMELIGVPNSTKMKPKVSPDLGRYNVFNTKERKFFFKTPTIRNIEKTAPYMHNGVYNTLDEVLVFYNNGGGSGLGLDLEYQTLPSDSLNLSNSEIKDVVNFMKTLNDE, encoded by the coding sequence ATGTTTTCAATTTATTTAAATTTAAACATAACACGCACTTTAAGTGCGTGTTTGTTTTTAGTTTTACTTTTAGGCTGTAATCAAAAAAAAGAAGCTTACGAAAGCGATCCTGTTTTAATATTACAATCTAATTATAAGTCTGGTTTACAAACATGTATTAAGCACTTAGAGGCTTTAGAAGTTGCTAAAAATAAAACTCAGGGAATAAAAGCTTATAAATTAGCACGTTCTGCATTTAAAAGCTTAGAACCTATTTTAGCATTTGTAGATAAGGCTAACTACAAGTTTTTAAATGCACCAAATATTCTAAAAATAGAAGAAGAAGACGCTACAGATATTAAAATAAATAATCCAAAAGGATTTCAAGTGTTAGAAGAAATGCTTTTTGACGATGACGTAGATTTAGCAACAATTAAAACCACTGCAAAAGCAACTAAAAATCGCTTAAATTTAGTACTTAAAAACACAAGTTTAAAGCTTAAAAACCACCATGTAATTTGGTTAATTAGAGATGAAATTGCCCGTGTAGCTTTAACAGGTATTACTGGTTTTGATTCACCTGTTCTTGAAAACTCTTTATTTGAAGCACAAATAGCCTATAAAACAATACAAGATATTCTTAATGTATTTAAAAGTAATTTTAAAAACCAAAACCTAGTAAAAAATTGGAACACAGAAATTGCTGAAACTATAGCGATTTTAAATGCAGATTTTAATACGTTTGATAGATATAGTTTTATAAAAAACCATACAAACAAACAACTTCGCTTATTAGTAGAAACACAAAGCGATTGGAATGTTAATTTTCCTTTTGAGCTGGCTTTTAAAAATAATATGACATCTTTGTTTTCTAATGAAACATTTAATTTAAATTATTTTTCAGATAGCAATAAACAAGATCATAAAGTAGTAAAAAAGGCCACGTTAGGACAACTGCTTTTTAACGATAAAAATTTATCTACTTCCCAAGAGATAAGTTGTGCAACATGCCATGTAAAAGAAAAAGCATTTACAGATGGTTTTAAAACTTTTAAAAAACAAACCAGAAACACACCAACTGTTGCTTATGCGGCACTTCAAAAGAGTTTTTTTTATGATGGTCGCGCGGGAAGTTTAGAAGGTCAAATTGTAAGTGTAATTGATAATAAAGACGAGTTTCATTCAGATTTAAAAACGATTACTAATGCCGTTTTAAAAAATCCTAAATATGTGTCGGCTTTTAATGAGTATTATGGTAAAATTTCCGATAGAGAAATAAGACATGCGATAGCAACTTACATTCGTAGTTTAAATACATTCAATTCTAAATTCGATAGAAATATAAATAACCTAGAACAATCATTAACCAAAAGCGAGATTAACGGATTTAATATTTTTAACGGTAAAGGTAAATGTGCAACCTGCCATTTTGCACCAGTTTTTAATGGTACAGTTCCTCCAAATTTTACCGAGAGTGAAATGGAATTAATTGGTGTGCCAAATTCAACTAAAATGAAACCAAAAGTTAGTCCAGATTTAGGACGTTACAATGTTTTTAATACTAAAGAGCGTAAATTCTTTTTTAAAACACCAACAATTAGAAATATTGAAAAAACTGCACCATACATGCATAATGGCGTTTATAATACTTTAGATGAGGTTCTTGTTTTTTATAATAACGGTGGAGGAAGTGGCTTAGGTTTAGATTTAGAATATCAAACTTTACCTAGCGATAGTTTAAACTTATCTAACTCTGAAATTAAAGACGTTGTAAACTTTATGAAAACGTTAAATGATGAATAG
- a CDS encoding alkaline phosphatase PhoX, whose amino-acid sequence MKNYLKVTALGLSFLALAACKNDDDNAAIVENSNPVELKAHSTTPTLLKVSPEFSNIDVYPLMTSEDQLEQTPNFVYGSMADGAGLIKNDNGTFTLINNIEADFSIARIELDETFKPVAGEYILNATATAATAQCSGSLVTQEEHGFGPLYLSGGEWGGASKGVFATDPFRSSGNASYAQLLPALGQWSTENAVVIGKDAYQDKTVVFIGDDHSDNEAPSGQLGMYVGNRGDLYGGQLYALRVTDTAIDFEVDMQEGQSYSIDFVPLEETEITMLDTEAKTKGAMGFSRLEDIDWRRGSAANNREIYFCVTGRKKPGLVGKGTTYGRIYKVTLNENDPSGAGTITCVLDGDLESGKAKAFHSPDNILVTENYAYIQEDPNGYFDNADKMHYARLYQYNLNDGTFKTVLEADQDLAEIQGYGTTSSTWELTGMIDISETVGIDDTFLLITQNHGWQGNFTDPAANPSPTTGEGSMIFTINGLER is encoded by the coding sequence ATGAAAAATTACTTAAAAGTAACCGCATTAGGATTAAGCTTTTTAGCCTTAGCCGCATGTAAAAATGATGATGACAATGCAGCCATAGTAGAAAACTCGAATCCTGTAGAATTAAAAGCACATTCTACAACACCTACTTTATTAAAAGTAAGCCCAGAATTTAGTAACATTGATGTGTATCCATTAATGACATCTGAAGATCAATTAGAACAAACACCAAATTTCGTTTACGGTTCTATGGCAGATGGTGCTGGATTAATAAAAAATGATAATGGTACATTTACTTTAATTAATAATATAGAAGCAGATTTTTCTATTGCTAGAATTGAATTAGATGAAACTTTCAAGCCAGTTGCAGGAGAATACATATTAAACGCTACAGCAACAGCTGCAACAGCACAATGTTCAGGTTCTTTAGTAACACAAGAAGAGCACGGTTTTGGACCATTATATTTATCTGGTGGTGAATGGGGTGGAGCAAGTAAAGGTGTTTTTGCAACAGATCCTTTTAGAAGTTCTGGAAACGCATCTTATGCTCAATTATTACCAGCATTAGGACAATGGTCTACAGAAAATGCTGTAGTTATTGGTAAAGATGCTTACCAAGATAAAACTGTTGTTTTTATTGGCGATGACCATTCAGATAACGAAGCACCATCAGGACAATTAGGAATGTATGTTGGTAATCGTGGTGATTTATATGGCGGTCAATTATATGCTTTACGTGTAACAGATACAGCAATAGATTTTGAAGTAGATATGCAAGAAGGACAAAGTTATAGTATAGATTTTGTGCCTTTAGAAGAAACTGAAATTACAATGTTAGATACCGAAGCTAAAACAAAAGGAGCAATGGGCTTTTCTCGTTTAGAAGATATCGATTGGAGAAGAGGTTCTGCAGCAAATAATAGAGAGATTTATTTTTGTGTTACAGGAAGAAAAAAACCAGGATTAGTTGGAAAAGGAACAACTTATGGTCGTATTTATAAAGTTACATTAAATGAAAATGATCCATCTGGAGCTGGAACAATTACTTGTGTATTAGATGGTGATTTAGAAAGTGGTAAAGCAAAAGCTTTCCACAGTCCAGATAACATTTTAGTTACAGAAAATTATGCTTACATTCAAGAAGACCCAAATGGTTATTTTGATAATGCAGATAAAATGCATTACGCACGTTTATACCAATATAATTTAAACGATGGTACATTTAAAACCGTTTTAGAAGCAGATCAAGATTTAGCAGAAATTCAAGGCTATGGTACAACTAGTAGTACTTGGGAATTAACAGGTATGATTGATATCTCTGAAACTGTAGGAATAGATGACACGTTTTTATTAATAACACAAAACCATGGTTGGCAAGGTAACTTTACAGATCCTGCAGCAAATCCATCACCAACAACAGGAGAAGGAAGTATGATTTTTACTATAAACGGTTTAGAAAGATAA